The stretch of DNA CAGGGAGCTCCTTTATATCAACTTCAAACCTCTCTTGAACCTGTTCCAGGAAAAGGGCACATTTTAAACCCAGAAAACTCTAGGCGCCCTTGGAAAATGGGGAACAGCATGGTGGTATTTTACCTGATTGAGAACATCAGAATCTGATGCCGATGATACAAACGTAATTGCAAGCCCTTTGGTGCCAAATCGACCAGCTCGGCCAACCTGTAGTGGCAGCAAATTTAATAAGGTGATCAGCTCCACAATCATGTCAGTAATTCAAGAACATCAAGTCCTAGAGATGGACATACCCTGTGTAGGTAGGTATCTGCAGAATCCGGCATATCATAATTTATGACGATGTTTACACGCTCAATGTCAATTCCTCTTCCAACTAAATCAGTTGCAACTAAGATTCTCTTCAAACCCTCTTTAAAGCCTTTGTAGCGTGTCAACCTGAAAAAGGCAGCCAGAAGTTTTAAACTCTATGAAagcaaaaattaagaaaagttCCTACTAATATTTCACCACACATCTAGGCTATCATTAAAAGATAAACTTGCCTTTCTTCTTGAGACATTCCAGAGTGTATGCATATAGATGGAAAGTTGCACTCTACAAGCAACTTGTTTAGTTCGGCTGCCCGGCTGACACTTTTAACAAAAATGACAACCTGGTTGAAATCCAGGGCATCAAGAAGGTCATTTAACTTCCGGTTCTTCTCCATATCTGTCAGCTTGATGTAATGCTGGAAAAGAAACCAAAGAACATAATTACAAAGCACTTCATTAACAGGCAAACAATAACATATATGCTCCATAACTATGCAAGTCATTGTACCTGTACAAGCCCATGAAGTGTCAATTTTGCTTCATCATCCACATAAATTTCCATTGGCTGCAAATGGAGAAGGATCCACACAAAGTTGAATCAAAAGTTGAGCAAAGAACAAGCAGGTACCAACCAAATTTCTCAAACTACATTTACAACTACTCACAGATGTTCTAACTTAAATTACCCAATGTTCATCTGACATGAATATCCAAACCCAATTACAAATATGTACTTGTTCTAATGGTAGCCTCATTTGCTCATCCTATTGGTTTATAGGGTTGAATGATATCCATTAAGTAATAGCAACCACAATGGCAAATACTTGAACTAATTGCAGAATCATCTGCTCATCTGATTGGTTTTTAGGATTCAACGATGTCCAATTACCTTCGGTGACAAGAACTCAAATTCTTTAACACCCTCAGGCCTCAACCACCACCAATCCCCAGAGTTAATTAAGATCACAAAACATTCAAGAGTGCTGCATGAATACAAATAAGTTATATATCCAAGACTAAGAGAATAAGGTCAAAGGAAATTACATCTTGCATGAACTTCTTGCAAACAGGACGAATATCCTTACTAAGAGTAGCTGAGAACATCATCACTTGCTTATCATGAGGGGTCATCTTGAAAATCTCTTGAACATCTCTTCTCATGTCTGATAAAAAGTCACTATTTAAGTATGATATCATAGTTGCTTATTTTACTAACTCAATAGAAAAACAAACATACCAAGTGACTCGAGCATCTTATCACACTCATCAAGAATGAAGTGCCTCACGTTTTTCAAACCAAGATCCTTATCTCTAGCAAGAGATAATATCCTTCCAGGTGTTCCTACAACAATATGGGGGCATTCATTCTTCAGTAAATCCTTGTGGGTCTTAATGTTGACACCACCATAGAACACAGCAACTTTCAGATCAGGCAGATAGGTGCTAAATCGCTCAAACTCATTGCAAATCTGCCAAAAAGCaagattaaaataattagggaATTTGACTTCTACATCAAGCACAGGAATTTACATTTGTTCATGGGTATAATCTGCTAAACTTGATGTCAAACCATGAATATGCATCTCCAAGGTACCTGATATGCTAGTTCTCTTGTATGGCAGAGGACAAGCGCAGCTACTTGGCCAGAAACTGGTTCAATCTGCTGTAAGGTAGAGAGAACGAAGACAGCAGTTTTTCCCATCCCAGACTTCGCTTGACAAATAACATCCATTCCTAGGATAGCTTGAGGTATACATTCATGTTGCACTGAGAAGTACAAAGAAAATCCGAAAGTAGGAATCCTCAATCAGTAAATATGTTCTTCAAGAGTCATTTAATTGAAAGTGGTTAACTAGACCAATTTTCGGATGGAAATCAAGATAATCAGAATAATTGTTacctgaaaaaagaaaaataaacagATGGTTAGTTAGTTAACAAAACGCTCATGTAAATACAACCTTACACAGTATCTGTAAGGTACAAAAATCATATGTGCATAATATGCTGACAAGATCTTTTCCATAAAGGAACAACACAATGGCATACAGAAAAGGAAAGCTACAAACTGGGATGGGAAACAACTTTAAACGGAAACCGAAGACACAGATTGTCATGGAGAATTACAAGTAATTAACCTGCAAAGCCCTACATCACGAAATTATCTTCATACCCATGGGGTAAAAAAATTCTGGATGTTATATCAATGCTTCAAAATAGTTTTTTGGTTAACCAACCAGGTCAAAGAAGGTAAAATAATTTTCGGTGAACCATTCGGAGCAAAACATACCAGTGCTCCAGAAGCTAATTTTCTTAGAACTTAGAAGTATTTATTTTGGTGAACTTTTGGAGTAAAATTTGCCAGCAATCAAGAAGCTAATCAAGTTGTGCTATGTCATCTTCATTTGAAAAGTATTTATAAATTTCAAACAATGGATATGGCGTTCTACCTTCAGAAGGATGTTCAAACCCGGAATCCACAATAGCTCGAAGAAGCTCTGGCTTCAACAAAAAATCTCTGAAACCCGAGCTATGGATCCCCACATAACCCCTGCATTGACCAAAAGAATACATTAAAAAGATAAGCCAAGTAGCAAGGAAGTCACTAAATgagtaaattcatcaattacAATGCAAGGAACGTGATTTTGCAGTCAAATTAAGGGCAAACATGGATGAAAATATAcaacccccacccccaccccaacccAAACCAACAGCTACATCTTTGAAATTTTAGCAACTATGCAGGGAGCACGCACACAGAGTCtttgtttatttctttcatAGATGTGAGAAGTTACTGAAACCATCAAAGAAAGCAAAATCACCCACAAAGATACAAACTTTACAGAGCTACTCTTTCTAACTTAATTAGAAAAGCATCCTCGACCCACCTTCCATCAGTATCACTGGATTTCCCAAAATTAATCAGTTGGACACGCACCTAAGGAGTTCTCAAATCTCTACTTTCACATTTCTAGATCTCCCACGAACCACGCGCCTAAAGACTATAAATCTTCACTAGACTCGATTCCACAAGCAACCCCACGCCCCTACTCACCCAATCTAGTAAAAGTTTCGCGATTTATGCATTTACAGATAAATCAACAATCATTATTCAACACAAACAGCTACTAATCAACCAAACAGAAATCAAACTTTCAACTTAGCGCAAAAAGAAATTACTTTTTGACGGTCTCTCCGGCGGGCTTGCCGTTGACGGAGTCAGGGGCTTTCTCCTCTTCTTCCTCGTAGTCGAGAAGCTCTTCCTCGTAGACTTCGTTGTCTTTTACTTCGCCCATCTTTCACCtgtaaacacacacacacacttccgAATCTCAGCTCAAATTTACGAATTGAATTCCAGTTTCCAGCCGATaacgaaaagaaaaataagagatGACTTTCATGTGAGGAATTCGATGCGTACCTTGAACTTAAACTGCGTGAGATTTGAGAATGAGATAGGGCGCGCTGGAAAAGGGGGAGATAAACCCTAGGGATTTTGGGGTTTTAAACTTTTAAGCGAGGCTtcaataatactaataataataataataataataataataataataataataataataataatactatttGGACAAAAATTTGTTCGGATAAAATATGtttaaatactttataaaataaatttatttaaaaaatttagttcaaaataaaaatgaatttatctaattttattattttcttcatattgcaattttttgtcattttttaataacttttttatttttattattttagagtacaaaaactacaaaagaaaaataacaaaaaatcaaaaaaatgttgtaatatatatatacatatatatataactacaATATGTAcaaaacaataacaataacttttttttgttaggacaaattttgtccaaatagcactactcataatactaataagtaaTAACACATCACAAATATTAGATTTATATCCCCTCAAACATTATACTATGTGATTATATACATCACATATGTATATAAAGTAATCTTTTCAATATATTTATTAAGTATAAATCTATATGCAATAAAGTATTAAATTATTCTTTGTGATCTAGTAGTATAAAATATCTTCAAATTAATTGCATTGGTGCCATTAAAGCTCAAATGGCAGATTAAATGAGTTCCTAATTATTCTTTAAATCTTTTACCTTTTAAAACTCAGCCCGAGTTATAAGGATTATTAAATTGTGATAACTATTAGTGAGCATATTTTTTTGagagtaattattttttttttttttttgacttgggaaAATGGGGAGGGGAGCAGTGGGATTTGAATCGGGACATCACTTGAGAGTAACTATTAGTGAGCATTAATTGCTAAAATTCTAGTAATTTCTAAAGCTATTAAGATCAAATAACCGTAGCCGTAGGTATGGCAAACAAATCCGTTTACATTTGAATTAAGTCCAACGAATTGTGTGTAATCAATCTTCACCCAAGTATTATACTACCTCAGTAGTATTCCTTCCATTTAATAAGGATGAATGATTTGGGTACGAATCTCAACCTCCCTCTTCAATTATgattaatataatgtgtatatcTAAATAAATCAGAGTGCGAATACCATGATAGTAAACACGATATAATGAAAGAACCAAGAATATTTGTTTTATCAATTAAACGAATCAATACGTTCATACGTACTAAACATACTAGGATGATAAAGCCAGTAGCCTCATTTTTAAGAATTCGACGACATAAAAAATGTAGTTAATTGTAgtgaataattattttaatttccattAAGATATAAAGGAATTAcgaatttccaaaaaaaaaaatgctcgtCCGTATTACTTATTAGTTATTACGatgataaattttatttttttttactttgggaACTTGGGGGAGCAGTGTGGTTTGAACCCGAGACATCACTGTTCACagacaggaggtcgcaccgttTGGTGTCCCTTTGAGCACATTAGGATGATAAAGTTAGTAACCTCGTTTTGTTGAattgatttatataaaaatgtaagtGAAAGATTGATTTTAATTACGAATTCTAAAAAATGCACAAGTCTTCTAGTCATGAATTCATCAATTCACCATTAGACCAGGCCAAATCAACTTTTGTTCCATATATAACAAAAGGGTGATAAATCAAAAGCTATTTTATTCTATAAATGAAATGAGAATGAAAATAAGTGTTATTAAAGGACTGGAAATGAGAATGAAAATAAGTGTTATTAAAGGACTGGGTGAAGCAAACCAATCCGAACTAAAGTAGTAGTATTAGTTAAAATGTTGTCGGTAGAAATTAAACTTGCAAACTCGTGGTTTTTAATTTTCTCTTATATGAGAATGAAAATAAGAATATGAATGAACTTGATTATAGtgaattatgattttttatttaattcgatatgatattaataaaaaatttgaaaagcACACCGGAATTCCACCGAAAGAACATTAGTAGAAAATTATTGAAATGTTGGAATTCAAGGTTGGAACATTATTAAAAGTTCGCAAAACGTTTAGACATAAATTGATATTTactcaaaatcaaattaataagcAACACTTTGGTATATATTAATTCCCATGTATGTGTGATTATATATCCAAACGATGCAAACTTCGATTTCTAAGCTATGAGATTTATGGTTCAAATTTTACCATTTTTACAATCTTCAtctctttattaaaaataataatcatatgTAATATGTAATCGTAATAGGTATATAGTTAAACGTTCTCGCATATACTCTTCAAACAAATTACAATATACAATCTACTGTTTGTGatctaataaatttaatagaaatCAAACAACTTCTATGCTTTTTTTTCCTTACTAatacctttttattttttagttaatgaatacctttttatttttgagtttATTGTCCATAAATTCATATACTATagtcaaaatttgtgttttaatttttttcttacatTATGAAATTGGTtacaaaatacataaactttgatacatttTGAAACATGTCCTGAATTCAAATTTCAACCAAAATGAATCTAATCTAGCACTAAAATTTTTATACGTGGCATGAAGGATTACAATTGGTTGCTTACTTGGAATTATATGTGGCATGAACatgaattattgaattttttagGGGAACAATGTCATATTGAATTTCTTAGTAAAAAG from Salvia miltiorrhiza cultivar Shanhuang (shh) unplaced genomic scaffold, IMPLAD_Smil_shh original_scaffold_358, whole genome shotgun sequence encodes:
- the LOC131004226 gene encoding DEAD-box ATP-dependent RNA helicase 15-like isoform X1, with translation MGEVKDNEVYEEELLDYEEEEEKAPDSVNGKPAGETVKKGYVGIHSSGFRDFLLKPELLRAIVDSGFEHPSEVQHECIPQAILGMDVICQAKSGMGKTAVFVLSTLQQIEPVSGQVAALVLCHTRELAYQICNEFERFSTYLPDLKVAVFYGGVNIKTHKDLLKNECPHIVVGTPGRILSLARDKDLGLKNVRHFILDECDKMLESLDMRRDVQEIFKMTPHDKQVMMFSATLSKDIRPVCKKFMQDPMEIYVDDEAKLTLHGLVQHYIKLTDMEKNRKLNDLLDALDFNQVVIFVKSVSRAAELNKLLVECNFPSICIHSGMSQEERLTRYKGFKEGLKRILVATDLVGRGIDIERVNIVINYDMPDSADTYLHRVGRAGRFGTKGLAITFVSSASDSDVLNQVQERFEVDIKELPEQIDTATYSMPYSCFTLYLKLQSSIK
- the LOC131004226 gene encoding DEAD-box ATP-dependent RNA helicase 15-like isoform X2: MGEVKDNEVYEEELLDYEEEEEKAPDSVNGKPAGETVKKGYVGIHSSGFRDFLLKPELLRAIVDSGFEHPSEVQHECIPQAILGMDVICQAKSGMGKTAVFVLSTLQQIEPVSGQVAALVLCHTRELAYQICNEFERFSTYLPDLKVAVFYGGVNIKTHKDLLKNECPHIVVGTPGRILSLARDKDLGLKNVRHFILDECDKMLESLDMRRDVQEIFKMTPHDKQVMMFSATLSKDIRPVCKKFMQDPMEIYVDDEAKLTLHGLVQHYIKLTDMEKNRKLNDLLDALDFNQVVIFVKSVSRAAELNKLLVECNFPSICIHSGMSQEERLTRYKGFKEGLKRILVATDLVGRGIDIERVNIVINYDMPDSADTYLHRVGRAGRFGTKGLAITFVSSASDSDVLNQVQERFEVDIKELPEQIDTATYMPA